The following proteins come from a genomic window of Aspergillus oryzae RIB40 DNA, chromosome 4:
- a CDS encoding uncharacterized protein (predicted protein): protein MPPASSSFTALNLPETFSLPQCMEYFTLTAGPNTDLWRKPPNGDTSTAPIIFTSLRNPFILAEVTVSADWEMEWDQGGLVIFAGAAPQSCSSESVPLDSGTRSSRSGYPQIARPCKWVKAGMEFSSGTVNASSVSATADGADWCLSPLSLPDSGPSTVQSLRIKLERIGNSLWIWYQIPSAVPYALTPSAVSSTWKKLREVTWFFYGVEDKFIHVGVYASRPNNISRNSTMWEMMNGPVLSESTRSHDPRMAYEPTTPCFAPLVGPNMLSLFLFLPLVYHNCFEDTVSSIQGDMMSVPVFFYHSVLLLLRDT from the exons ATGCCTCCAGCCAGTTCGTCGTTTACGGCATTGAATTTGCCAGAAACATTTTCTCTCCCACAATGCATGGAATATTTTACCCTTACCGCTGGTCCCAATACCGATCTCTGGCGGAAGCCCCCAAATGGTGACACGTCCACAGCCCCCATTATATTCACATCACTGCGAAATCCATTTATACTCGCAGAAGTGACGGTTAGTGCGGACTGGGAAATGGAATGGGACCAGGGTGGACTGGTTATTTTTGCCGGAGCCGCACCACAATCCTGCTCGTCCGAGAGCGTCCCATTGGATTCCGGAACGCGATCGAGTCGCTCGGGATACCCCCAGATCGCACGACCGTGCAAATGGGTCAAGGCGGGTATGGAATTTAGCTCGGGCACTGTGAACGCCTCATCGGTCAGTGCAACTGCGGATGGAGCCGATTGGTGTCTTTCACCGCTCAGCCTCCCCGACAGCGGGCCTTCAACCGTGCAGTCGCTGCGTATCAAATTAGAGCGGATCGGCAACTCCCTCTGGATCTGGTACCAGATCCCATCCGCCGTTCCCTATGCACTGACGCCGAGCGCAGTGAGCAGCACGTGGAAGAAGCTACGGGAGGTGACATGGTTCTTCTACGGCGTGGAAGACAAGTTTATCCATGTGGGAGTGTACGCGAGTCGGCCAAATAACATATCTCGCAATAGTACCATGTGGGAGATGATGAACGGTCCGGTTTTAAGCGAGTCCACA CGCAGCCACGACCCACGAATGGCTTATGAGCCTACGACTCCATGTTTTGCGCCGCTGGTTGGGCCCAACATGTTGAgtctctttttgtttctccccCTGGTTTACCATAATTGTTTTGAGGATACGGTGTCAAGCATACAGGGGGACATGATGAGCGTACCGGTGTTTTTCTATCATTCTGTTCTCTTACTTCTTCGAGATACTTGA
- the pex26 gene encoding protein pex26 (predicted protein) — MAADDSVSQSQLSTSASSLSPSKICSKTYKKASQLYLTRRLQETLTTLEPILTTSQTNDDQYANGNESLPPIAMAQASVRIKVWNLYITLLSAILDLGPEEGKATFGQKEWKAISTKVREGEIWETVVQTGYKGREGSVDAEVVYNLATLLLNHSPSQKLNQQRLEHYLSSYGQPNLDIAEHMQNSPSQQSKARVNGGTDTPRDLTSRVRIIELFTLHVLPRNEEWDYASEFINFSEVLDEERKEMFLQTLDGLKEEREQGELRAAALQREKDAQLEREMQEAERQRAEEEAAAAQHSQKGHTRDNSEVDYGIEKTNPNGSVKSRGKGEKQSGSKANSSSNRTNTLSPTGSKKRPEKPVSRPGQTRALANVLRNLLRYISKTVAGNPMSFARTLLFLLGLLVALSRQGVRERLRRITGAGWQKVKGTVGMGVKVSYI; from the exons ATGGCCGCCGACGATTCCGTGTCGCAGTCGCAACTCTCGACCTCCGCATCGTCCCTTTCGCCTTCGAAGATCTGCTCAAAAACCTACAAGAAAGCTTCTCAGCTCTATTTAACTCGTCGGCTACAAGAAACGCTTACCACTCTTGAACCCATCCTCACAACCAGTCAGACAAATGACGACCAATATGCCAACGGTAACGAGTCACTACCGCCGATTGCTATGGCTCAAGCTTCGGTGAGGATCAAAGTTTGGAATCTATACATCACACTGCTGAGCGCCATACTTGATCTTGGACCCgaggaagggaaagcaaCGTTCGGCCAGAAAGAGTGGAAGGCTATCTCCACCAAAGTGCGCGAAGGCGAAATCTGGGAGACAGTTGTTCAGACGGGTTATAAAGGCCGCGAGGGCTCAGTCGATGCGGAAGTCGTATATAATTT AGCGACATTGCTACTGAACCATTCTCCCTCCCAGAAGCTCAATCAGCAGCGACTCGAGCACTACCTATCATCATATGGTCAACCAAATCTGGACATTGCCGAGCATATGCAGAACTCTCCCAGTCAACAATCTAAGGCGCGAGTTAATGGCGGCACCGACACGCCGAGGGATCTGACCTCTCGAGTTAGGATAATTGAGCTTTTCACCCTCCATGTTCTTCCTAGGAACGAAGAATGGGACTATGCAAGTGAATTCATCAACTTTAGTGAGGTCCTCGATGAAGAGCGAAAAGAGATGTTCTTGCAAACTCTCGACGGgctcaaggaagagagggagcAGGGCGAACTGCGCGCTGCAGCCCTTCAGCGGGAGAAGGACGCCCAGctagagagagaaatgcaGGAAGCGGAACGCCAAAgagcagaggaagaggccgCTGCTGCTCAGCACTCTCAGAAGGGACATACCCGCGATAACAGTGAGGTGGATTACGGCATTGAGAAGACCAACCCGAACGGGAGTGTCAAGAGCAGAGGGAAGGGCGAGAAGCAATCCGGTAGCAAGGCTAATTCGTCGTCCAATCGAACCAATACTCTTTCGCCCACTGGTTCGAAGAAGAGACCGGAGAAGCCTGTATCCCGGCCCGGACAAACGCGAGCGTTGGCGAACGTATTACGCAATCTGTTGCGATATATCTCGAAGACGGTCGCCGGCAACCCGATGTCATTCGCCCGGACGCTGTTATTCTTGCTGGGGCTCTTGGTGGCTCTGAGCAGGCAAGGCGTGCGGGAACGGCTCCGAAGAATCACCGGAGCTGGATGGCAGAAAGTCAAGGGAACCGTCGGAATGGGTGTGAAAGTGAGCTACATTTAG
- a CDS encoding mitochondrial 54S ribosomal protein mL46 (mitochondrial ribosomal protein L17) — MSSGSNGARRIASVLRPSIADPKVCRSCQETLVRRNYSSAAAQPSSESTSTATTTFPVVKPVYTINAGVALSRPPQITRDLSQFEKAYYFYQKRLNERLALPFTKYFYFKRGTPADEDWKRKIRERQTAARDIGKYNAYSKDAWNDELLVGAVEAEPEHQVEMLVQDAEATVNATSQDTSKKEEIPRPFPRVTEADQKNDQRSLNRALQRTLYLLVQTKEGYWRLPSSPVEQDETLRLAAERTLAQTAGVNMNTWMVGFHPVGHHVYNFRYPRVDKANGTEHLGEKTFFMKARIMAGQADLAANTQNLQDFKWLTKEEIAPYVLPQYYSNIKNMLAER, encoded by the exons ATGTCGTCGGGATCCAATGGTGCCAGGCGCATAGCGTCTGTTTTGC GGCCCTCGATTGCCGACCCCAAAGTGTGCAGAAGTTGTCAAGAGACGCTTGTTCGCCGCAATTATTCCTCGGCCGCTGCACAGCCTTCTTCAGAATCTACCTCTACCGCTACAACTACCTTCCCCGTCGTGAAGCCCGTCTACACAATCAATGCCGGCGTGGCCCTATCCCGCCCCCCTCAGATTACCCGCGACCTCTCACAATTCGAGAAAGCATACTATTTCTACCAGAAGCGACTGAACGAGCGTTTGGCGCTTCCATTTACCAAGTACTTTTACTTCAAGCGAGGAACGCCGGCGGACGAAGACTGGAAGCGTAAAATCCGGGAGCGCCAGACGGCTGCGCGTGACATCGGCAAATACAATGCGTACTCGAAGGACGCATGGAACGATGAACTTCTCGTCGGAGCCGTCGAGGCCGAACCGGAGCACCAGGTGGAGATGCTTGTGCAGGATGCGGAAGCTACAGTCAATGCTACCTCCCAAGACAccagcaagaaggaggagatccCCAGGCCATTCCCCCGAGTAACGGAAGCGGATCAGAAGAACGACCAGAGAAGCCTGAACCGGGCCCTTCAGAGGACACTCTATCTTCTGGTTCAGACTAAGGAGGGGTACTGGAGGCTCCCCAGCTCTCCAGTGGAGCAGGATGAAACTCTTCGACTG GCTGCTGAACGTACCCTTGCGCAGACTGCCGGCGTTAACATGAACACCTGGATGGTGGGCTTCCACCCCGTTGGGCACCACGTCTACAACTTCAGATATCCGAGGGTCGACAAGGCCAATGGCACGGAGCATCTGGGCGAGAAGACTTTCTTCATGAAGGCTCGAATTATGGCCGGACAGGCTGATCTGGCCGCCAACACGCAGAATCTCCAGGACTTCAAGTGGCTGACCAAGGAGGAGATTGCACCCTATGTGCTGCCACAGTACTACAGCAACATTAAGAACATGTTGGCTGAGCGGTAG
- a CDS encoding CAF1 family ribonuclease (predicted protein) gives MPSVLNNFQKRLVHQLIEVEYPSLVTISRPAFIQVIDYDEDREKAIQEQRMARARERVWKQIGFRWIVEALSGGDLSHLDPFCFGSIMNSSTVVEPQVSLHGFSEKLQQRLRTHRPVLVGHNLFTDVVYLYRCFFGPLPDKLEEFQAIVHHMFPILMDTKYMATHDCGSITPKSSLSEINDNLLHIKTPKISAENASPYIVVASS, from the coding sequence ATGCCATCAGTCTTGAACAACTTCCAAAAGAGGCTTGTTCATCAGCTAATAGAGGTCGAATACCCGTCTCTAGTGACTATCAGTAGGCCTGCTTTCATCCAAGTCATTGACTATGACGAAGACCGCGAGAAGGCTATCCAAGAGCAGAGGATGGCTCGGGCACGAGAGCGAGTCTGGAAGCAGATCGGGTTCAGATGGATTGTGGAAGCGTTATCTGGTGGTGATCTCTCGCATCTTGATCCGTTTTGTTTCGGGAGCATAATGAACAGCTCGACAGTCGTGGAACCACAGGTCTCACTACACGGGTTCTCTGAGAAATTGCAGCAGCGCTTGAGAACTCACCGACCTGTGCTAGTAGGACACAATCTTTTCACGGACGTGGTATATCTTTACCGCTGCTTTTTTGGGCCACTTCCGGATAAGCTGGAAGAATTCCAAGCAATTGTTCATCATATGTTTCCAATTTTGATGGATACAAAATACATGGCTACGCACGATTGCGGTTCTATCACCCCCAAATCGTCTTTGAGTGAGATCAACGATAACCTTCTCCATATAAAGACCCCGAAAATAAGTGCGGAAAATGCCTCGCCTTATATTGTTGTTGCGTCAAGCTGA